The DNA segment TGAACGCTCTGCTTTAGGCAAGATTGGCAATGGGTAACATGCCTTATATTGACGGTGACCACGTTATGATCCATCGATGATATGGGGCAAGCTGGGAATTTTTCTAAAAATTTTGGCTCCCCCACATATTTTATCTGCAGGGCATCGGCCCGGACAGTCCAGGACTCGCTACTTACCAAGACAACTGCAAGCTCAATATCACCTTGAAATTCACGAATATCGGGAATGACATTCTCATGCACAACGTCGTTCAAGCGCAAGAAACCATCCGCTATCCATAGCGGCAAATCCGCGGGAGGCGGGGTAAATTTACTCACAGATAACGAGAGTATAACCAGCTGTAACCAAACTGTATGCTTTTCTGGATCATTGGGCGATCGATGCAGCATGGCCAAAAGCTCCACTTGAGTCTCGTGGCCAGTATTGGTAACCGATACCAGAGTCGTGTCATGGAGCTCGATAAACTGTTCCATGTCATTTTAAGCCTTTGAGCTTAGCGGAAATTTTATCGGGGTCTTGCCGACAATCAAGGACGGCGTAAATTTCGATTTCGTTCTCGCGAATATCGTAATAAATTGCAAAAGGAAATCTTTTGGAATTACAACGATATAACCCTTGCACCCGTTCATGCACTCCCGCATAGATGAGTAACGAATCAATATCTGTAAGCAGGCAATCGGTAAAATATTTACCCAGTCTTTCACGTTGTGATTCATAAAAATCCGCGCCTATTTCTAGATCATGTTCGGCTTGCGGGAGAATTACAATCTTCATGAGCAACGCTTTCGTAAGCG comes from the Pirellulales bacterium genome and includes:
- a CDS encoding type II toxin-antitoxin system RelE/ParE family toxin, which encodes MKIVILPQAEHDLEIGADFYESQRERLGKYFTDCLLTDIDSLLIYAGVHERVQGLYRCNSKRFPFAIYYDIRENEIEIYAVLDCRQDPDKISAKLKGLK